In the genome of Mesorhizobium sp. 113-3-3, the window TCTACCGGGCTGAATCATGGGGCCTCCTTATATGAGTCACTGTTACCACATGGCGTTTGCATTTGGCAATGTTAGGATATTGCATTCTTGCAAGAAATCGTCTAGCGTGTGCGTTAGTGGTCCCATTGTTGCGGGTCCACGTACCGAAAGGGAGGAAACAAGATGAGTATAATGGGATATCGCTTGGGGCGGCGCGGTTTCATGACCGGTTTGCTGGGGGTGTCGTCGTTACCGCTACTTGGATCGTTGCCGGTTGTAGCACAAGATCAGACGCTGCGGTTCTTCGGCTGGGGAGACGGCGCCGCTCTTAAGGGACTCTTCGATGCTTACGAAAAAATGGCTGGCAAAAAGGTTGCGTTCGAAGGCGTGCCATTTCCCGACATGCAGAACACGATAGTTCGCCGCTTCCAGACGGGGAATTCCGGAATCGATATCTTCCTCGTTGATCCGACTTATGTCCCGACGTTCTCCAAACTGGGCATTTTGACAGACTTGACGAGTGTCTTCGAGGAAAAAAGCAAAGGCCCACTGTTCCCCAGCGATGTCCAGGGAGCTATGTACAAAGGGAAGATGCTGACATTGCCGATGTGGGAGTCTACGCAGCTCCTATACTTCAACAAAAAGCTTCTGGCCAAGGCCGGTGTAGAAGCGCCGAGCGTCTCGCCCGACGCGCGCATGACCTGGGAAAAAGTAATCGAACTTGCCAAGAAGGTGCAGGCGGGCGGTGCCGAGACGGGCTTCGGATTCGAGCAATTCGATCGGTATTACCAGTTGCAGGTCCTTCCACAGTCTCTTGGCGGCGGGCCAGGCGTCAAGGGCGACGACCTGCTTACCGTAGACGTGGCCAACGATGCTTGGGTGCAGGCAGGCAAATGGTACGGTAGTATCTTCGCCGATGGCGTGGCCTCGCGTGGTCCGAAAAGCGATACAGAAGTCGTCGACCTATTCAAAGC includes:
- a CDS encoding sugar ABC transporter substrate-binding protein, producing the protein MTGLLGVSSLPLLGSLPVVAQDQTLRFFGWGDGAALKGLFDAYEKMAGKKVAFEGVPFPDMQNTIVRRFQTGNSGIDIFLVDPTYVPTFSKLGILTDLTSVFEEKSKGPLFPSDVQGAMYKGKMLTLPMWESTQLLYFNKKLLAKAGVEAPSVSPDARMTWEKVIELAKKVQAGGAETGFGFEQFDRYYQLQVLPQSLGGGPGVKGDDLLTVDVANDAWVQAGKWYGSIFADGVASRGPKSDTEVVDLFKAGRLAFLVGGPWLISDLNKVDGLDYAAAPHPYFAKGKAVTPSESWHLGVGADTKNADEALKFLSYAALDKNGAVIATNGSRLSANIEATAEVLSHIPQQNPNLKGVDTLMRYELANTAIRRPRTLGYLQLEELVGRAWSDIRNGNDAAETFTQLQRELERSFKRIKE